GTAAACTCAAACCAATCATGCAGCGTAAACTACTAGAACAATATTTCACCCCCAATATTGCTTTTGTTAATGATTTCATGGCGGCAATAGCCCAAGGGGGCTTTCATAGGATCAATTTCAGCAAAGATAAATTCTTTACAATTAAACAGAAAGAGATCCATTTAGAGCTACAATTGCAAATATGATTGCAAAATCCAAGATCCAGGTTTTATATTCAAAACAGGAGCTACGTGCCAGAGTCAAAGAATTGGCTGAACAAATCTCGTCAGACTATAAAGACAGCAACAACTTGATTCTTATTGGTGTACTCAAAGGAGCTTTTGTTTTTCTAGCTGACTTGATGAGAGAGATTAGCGTTGACTGTCAGGTAGAATTTATCCGTCTCTCGAGTTACGACCAAGGCACCACCAGCTCAGGCAAAGTTAAATCTATAGACCTGACCTTGCCTGATCTTACAGACAAAGATGTCCTCATAGTTGAAGACATTATTGACTCTGGAAGAACGGCCAAGTTTTTGGTTGACTTTTTTAAAACGCAAAACGCAAGAACTATCAAACTAGCGACTCTCTTTGATAAACCATCCAGAAGAATCAAAGAACTTCAAGAAATCAAAGCAGACTACACCTGTTTTGAAATTGAAGACAAATTTATTTTGGGCTATGGATTAGATTTTGAGCAGAAGTATCGGGATTTGCCTTATGTTGGGTTCATTGAATAATCTCACTATTTGAAATTATTAGAGTTCTTTCGAAACCATAAATGGTTTTGAAAGAGGTCTATTGGCCTTTGTATTATGCAGCTTGAGTAGTAGCTTTAACTAATTGTGAAACTCTTTCGTTCACCGCTTTATGATGATCATCACTATAACCCGTCAACTTAGCACTCCCTTCCATCGCTGGTTTATCAAGTGCTCCAATTAAAAAATAACATGAGCCGATATTAACAGCACTTCTAACTACATCAGCAAAAGCTGATGGTAATTTAATTGCTTTGTATATTTTTTCCTGAACCGGATCTGCAATTAATCTAATCCAGGCCGTTGGTAAACCAATTGCTGCAATACCATCATGCAAGAGCATCTTAGCCCCTGCTTTGATTTTGTCTTCAGGTTTCGGCGCAAACTTGGCATTAGCTGCAACCCTGCCACCCGTTGCAATAATCGCTAGCGACCAAAGTACCCCATAAAAGAGTGAGGCAACAGGTTTTGGTAACCAATTAAACATCAGCACCCGTAAACCTTCAGCCGTTTCATTGCCGAGTGCAAAAGCTTTGCGCAAAGGCCAATCATCTTTAAGGAATTTTTCTAAGAACTTCCAAAGTCCTGTAACTGGTTTCTCGGTGCTCTGTAATTTTTTATTTACAACTAATACTTGATCGACAAGGCTCGGAGCTTCATGCATTGTGACTTTGAGCTCATTAGAGAGATTTTCGGTAGGCAACAACCCAGCTGGAACATCAGCGCTTGCTAGGCGTTGCTGCTCA
Above is a window of Cyanobacteriota bacterium DNA encoding:
- the hpt gene encoding hypoxanthine phosphoribosyltransferase; amino-acid sequence: MIAKSKIQVLYSKQELRARVKELAEQISSDYKDSNNLILIGVLKGAFVFLADLMREISVDCQVEFIRLSSYDQGTTSSGKVKSIDLTLPDLTDKDVLIVEDIIDSGRTAKFLVDFFKTQNARTIKLATLFDKPSRRIKELQEIKADYTCFEIEDKFILGYGLDFEQKYRDLPYVGFIE